A window of Thermodesulforhabdaceae bacterium genomic DNA:
CCGGCGAAGCCTTCGTAAGAAGACTCGGGAAAGAGCCAATTCTGGTTCGCAAAGATATTCCAGGATTTATCATAAACCGAATTAATTTCCCGTCCACCATGGAAGCCATGAGACTTGTGGAAGCGGGTGTTGCTACGGTGGAAGACATTGACAAAGGACTGAGACTAGCTGCCGGGCGTAAGATGGGCATCTTTGAGACCGGTGACATGGTTGGACTAGACGTTACCTATGGAGCTTTGATGGCAATATACGAAGAAACGAAAGATCCTCGATGGTATCCGCCGGAAATACTGAGACGAAAAGTGCGCCTTGGTCATCTTGGTCGTAAGACTGGTCGAGGCTGGTATGTCTATGATGACAATGGAAATCGCCTTGGTCCTGCCGACGTATGAAAGGCTCATAAAAAGGAGATCTCATGAAAGAAGTTGTCATTGTAAGTGGAGTTAGAACGCCTGTCGGGCGCTACGGGGGTATACTTAAGGATCTGGAAGCTTACGATCTTGCAGCCCTTGTTCTAAATGATGTGATAAGCCGTATTGGTCTTCGTCCCGACATGGTTGACGAAGTTATTATGGGGCAAGCCTATCAAAATGGCGAATATGTCAACATTGCTCGTATGGCTCTTCTTAAGGCGGGTTGGCCCGAAAGTGTCCCTGGTATCACGATTGATCGCCGATGCTGCACAGGACTTGATGTAGTTCGCTTTGGCATGGCTCTTATTCAATCAGATCAGGCTGAGATAGTAGTGGCAGGTGGGGTGGAGAGTATGAGCAATGCCGAATTCTACCTGCCGGGTAACATTAAATGGGGTATTGGAGGAAAAGGCAAAATGCCTCGCGGGCATGGGGATCTTTCTATCTGGGGAATACCTCTCTATGACCGCATCCAGAGAGCTAGAGTCATGTCCCAACCTGTTGAACGCTACGGAGTGCTTCCCACCATGATGAGTTGGGCAGAAACGGCTGCTCAAGAAGAAGGAATCAGTCGGGAAGAATGCGATAGATGGGCTCTCGAAAGCCACAAAAAAGCCGTAAAAGCCATGGAAGAGGGCAAATTTAAGGATGAACTCGTCCCTGTTACAATTTCCGGTCCCAAGGGTGAAAAGATCGTTATCGATCGAGATGAAACACCCAGAGGTGATACGACCTTTGAAAAACTTGCCTCCCTTAAACCGGTTTTGGGGGGAGTATGCACCGCTGGTAATTCCTCTTCAGAAAACGACGGAGCAGCAGCCGTTGTTCTCATGTCAAAAGAAAAGGCTCAATCTCTTGGACTTGAGCCTCTAGCATCCATTAGAAGTATTGCCGTTGCAGGATGTGACCCGCGATATACATACAACGCTGTGCCAGATGCCGTCCGCAAAGCTCTCAAGCTAGCAAACCTTACGATTGATCAGATAGACCTTATTGAAATTCAGGAAGCCTTTGCAGCTCAGGTGCTTGCTGACATCAAAAAGATGGGGCTTTCTGAAAAAGATTACGACCGTATCAACGTAAACGGTAGCGGAATATCACTTGGGCATCCGATTGCCTGCACTGGAACGAGAGTCCTTGTAACGCTTCTTCATGAAATGAAGCGCCGTAAAGTGCACTATGGACTGGAATGTATATGCGGAGGCGGGGGACTGGGAATAGCAGGAATTTTTGAGAGAAACCTCGAATAACATGGGGGATTCAGAGTATGCCTCGAATGTTAGAAGAAGTTGTCGTTGTAGATAGTGTGAGAACCCCCTTTGGTCGAGCGGGAGAAAAGGGGATTTTTTGGAAAACCAGAGCAGAAGATCTGGCGATAGCGCTCTTCAATGCCCTCCTGGAGAGAAATCCTGCTCTGGATCCATCGCTTATTGATGACAGCATCTGGGGAGTAACTCAACAAGTCAAGGAACAGGGTGGCACTTTAGGTCGCATGGTGCCTGTTCTGGCTCTTGGAGAAAAAGGATGGGGTATTCCTGGTTGTTCCATAGACAGAATGTGCGCCAGTAGCCTCACAGCCGTCGGATTTAGCGCTGCGATGATCGCTTCCGGGATGGCGGACTGTATCATCGCAGGGGGCGTGGAGCACATGGGACATCTTCCCATGGGGTTTATGCGAGATCTTCATCCCAGAGCAGTGGAAGCTCTGGGCGATGAAACAGCTCTTGTGATGGGTCAGACAGCAGAAAATATCCACGATCGGTTTCCTGAGTTCACTCGGGAGATGGCGGATCGTTATGCTTTTATGAGCCAGCAAAAGGCGGCACGAGCAATTCAAGCGGGTAAAATGCGAGATATGATTGTGCCCATGACAGTCGAACTTCCTGACGGAACGATTACGACGGTTGATCAGGATCAAACGCCTCGTCCCAATACCACTCTTGAAGGTCTTGCGGCTTTGAAGCCCGCCTTTAGAGAAAACGGGCGAGTTACCGCTGGAAATGCCTGTCCTCTCACGGATGGTGCTGCCGCGGTGTTAATTATGAGCGAAAAAAGAGCAAAAGAAT
This region includes:
- a CDS encoding thiolase family protein; translation: MKEVVIVSGVRTPVGRYGGILKDLEAYDLAALVLNDVISRIGLRPDMVDEVIMGQAYQNGEYVNIARMALLKAGWPESVPGITIDRRCCTGLDVVRFGMALIQSDQAEIVVAGGVESMSNAEFYLPGNIKWGIGGKGKMPRGHGDLSIWGIPLYDRIQRARVMSQPVERYGVLPTMMSWAETAAQEEGISREECDRWALESHKKAVKAMEEGKFKDELVPVTISGPKGEKIVIDRDETPRGDTTFEKLASLKPVLGGVCTAGNSSSENDGAAAVVLMSKEKAQSLGLEPLASIRSIAVAGCDPRYTYNAVPDAVRKALKLANLTIDQIDLIEIQEAFAAQVLADIKKMGLSEKDYDRINVNGSGISLGHPIACTGTRVLVTLLHEMKRRKVHYGLECICGGGGLGIAGIFERNLE
- a CDS encoding thiolase family protein, coding for MPRMLEEVVVVDSVRTPFGRAGEKGIFWKTRAEDLAIALFNALLERNPALDPSLIDDSIWGVTQQVKEQGGTLGRMVPVLALGEKGWGIPGCSIDRMCASSLTAVGFSAAMIASGMADCIIAGGVEHMGHLPMGFMRDLHPRAVEALGDETALVMGQTAENIHDRFPEFTREMADRYAFMSQQKAARAIQAGKMRDMIVPMTVELPDGTITTVDQDQTPRPNTTLEGLAALKPAFRENGRVTAGNACPLTDGAAAVLIMSEKRAKELGLEPKMRFVCCATAGVDPRIMGTAPVPATRKALERAGLKMDDVDVIEINEAFAVQVLYCLDRLGLSADDPRVNMWGGAIAYGHPLAASGARLIAFLQRIFRENPSYRYGITTLCVGRGQGYTIIWENLMR